In Gossypium arboreum isolate Shixiya-1 chromosome 6, ASM2569848v2, whole genome shotgun sequence, the following are encoded in one genomic region:
- the LOC108482228 gene encoding BRI1 kinase inhibitor 1-like has translation MDNSHHQQHQQNTKESSSSTTDNQQQQPSTAAAAAAAAVSSSSSSSPSHEFSFAISLNNNTMINTDKAKAPPSSSSSSSIAIDLTPADDIFFHGHLLPLHLLSHLSTISPRSSTDSFTTTLPVPTSKSDSNIKSTNHGGNNKTESTRSKKSKSFSLFSFNKRQQKRVVEDDHKEKNNKRKIRFDVSAVLKRYLKMVKPVLFFKGKKRDNELYHVHRQVYSFSGNLSTLRNRKSGDHQCSSAPVSMRTSPTNSGLLVPTASDSTMEELQAAIQAAIAHCKNSIRGEDKLQC, from the coding sequence aTGGATAATTCCCATCACCAACAGCACCAGCAAAACACCAAAGAAAGCTCATCATCAACAACAGATAACCAGCAACAACAACCATCAACGGCAGCAGCGGCGGCGGCGGCGGCGGTATCATCATCATCGTCTTCATCTCCATCACATGAATTCTCTTTCGCTATATCTTTGAACAACAACACGATGATTAATACAGATAAAGCCAAAGCCCCaccatcttcttcttcatcatcatcaATCGCCATTGATTTAACACCAGCTGATGATATATTCTTCCATGGACATTTACTCCCTCTTCATCTCCTTTCTCACCTTTCTACAATCTCTCCACGTTCATCCACAGACAGCTTCACCACCACCCTTCCTGTGCCTACTAGCAAAAGTGACAGCAATATCAAGAGTACCAACCATGGCGGCAATAACAAAACTGAATCAACAAGGTCAAAAAAATCCAAGTCTTTCTCTTTGTTCAGTTTCAACAAACGGCAGCAGAAAAGGGTTGTTGAAGATGATCACAAAGAGAAAAACAATAAGAGAAAGATTAGATTTGATGTAAGTGCTGTGTTGAAAAGGTATTTAAAGATGGTTAAGCCAGTGTTGTTCTTTAAAGGTAAGAAAAGAGATAATGAGCTTTATCATGTCCATAGGCAAGTTTATTCATTTTCTGGGAATTTAAGTACTTTAAGGAATAGAAAAAGTGGGGATCATCAATGTTCATCAGCTCCTGTTTCAATGAGGACCTCACCTACCAATAGTGGTCTTCTTGTTCCAACAGCAAGTGATAGTACTATGGAAGAGTTGCAGGCTGCAATTCAAGCTGCTATTGCTcattgtaagaattcaattagggGGGAAGATAAACTTCAATGCTAG